A single region of the Vibrio cyclitrophicus genome encodes:
- a CDS encoding outer membrane beta-barrel protein — protein MSKWKLSFVSAVFLFSPSLWADTNAADILDYDHVYATAHSGSLNEDAGSNNNASSYGLGVGYAMTDDWLLLGDYSARFIHPDDTTTRIDTLMPGFGYRYSIKKDLDIVAYYLLGITKGKVEDNDTNRTESSDTEFIQGIKAELNYGFAKRWIANGSVQVNRSDLFDEEIYHLGLRYLVTNKFAIGGSYQHRDGEGKIRSERTNELGVEFFLEY, from the coding sequence ATGTCGAAGTGGAAGCTTAGTTTTGTATCTGCGGTTTTTTTGTTTTCTCCAAGTTTGTGGGCGGACACTAACGCGGCGGATATTCTTGATTATGACCATGTTTATGCCACAGCGCATTCGGGCAGTTTAAATGAAGATGCAGGCAGTAATAACAATGCCTCGTCGTATGGATTAGGCGTCGGTTACGCGATGACGGATGATTGGTTGCTGCTGGGAGACTACAGCGCACGCTTCATTCACCCTGATGACACCACAACTCGAATTGATACGCTGATGCCAGGTTTTGGTTACCGTTACAGCATTAAGAAAGATTTAGATATAGTGGCTTACTACCTGCTTGGTATCACTAAAGGTAAGGTTGAAGATAATGATACCAACCGAACTGAATCTTCAGACACTGAGTTCATCCAAGGGATAAAAGCTGAGCTTAACTATGGCTTTGCGAAACGTTGGATTGCCAACGGTAGTGTGCAAGTGAATCGAAGTGATCTGTTTGATGAAGAGATCTATCACTTAGGTTTACGCTATCTAGTGACCAACAAGTTTGCGATTGGTGGGTCATACCAACATCGAGATGGTGAAGGTAAGATTCGCAGTGAACGAACTAATGAGTTAGGTGTTGAGTTCTTCTTAGAGTATTAA
- a CDS encoding HD domain-containing protein: MRKSNKNENKGLSMDTSNYNQSLTTKLYVAAGVLFGTYGSRVCPMLETLTTLEIFTQVSIVFVLVWLTRHFLLAKHALVEQGRFAQLDTLLFFAASVPFALYYNLSYDFTIDSNLKVLFGMTLFGFFTGTILQLNAKLTQMDKMEASGEFDFQLIGERSSLVKQMIGLVIVLLITLTTMLTMVAVKDIFWLEHNPGRLLDGSGKISVIKEFIYLAVVLGGYAIIIMTLWSKLIKRILLSQECALNKVTKGEQGVRLPIFGYNELGSMASMTNTMLDSLETAQNEVKTTRDVAIVSLSALAESRDNETGAHILRTQEYVKVLAQELSKSEAHATLLTPNYIELLYKSAPLHDVGKVGVPDSVLLKPGKLTNEEFEIMKGHPAIGAEALSIAERQLGSSSFLRVAKEISLTHHEKWNGSGYPNQLSGEEIPLSGRLMALADVYDALISKRVYKPAFTHEQAKQIILEGNGTHFDPQVVDAFLAVEHAFVSIAATYKDGKNIASELERESLIAQPA; this comes from the coding sequence ATGCGTAAATCTAATAAGAATGAGAACAAAGGCTTATCGATGGATACTTCAAATTATAATCAATCGCTAACGACTAAGTTATACGTTGCCGCTGGCGTGCTTTTTGGCACCTACGGCAGTCGGGTATGCCCTATGCTCGAAACCCTAACAACTTTGGAAATTTTCACTCAAGTCAGTATCGTTTTCGTCTTGGTTTGGCTAACTCGCCATTTCCTATTAGCGAAACACGCATTAGTTGAACAAGGTCGATTCGCACAGCTCGATACTTTGCTATTTTTTGCTGCGAGTGTCCCTTTCGCGCTTTACTACAACCTAAGCTACGACTTCACCATCGATAGTAATTTGAAAGTGCTATTCGGTATGACACTGTTTGGCTTCTTTACCGGAACCATTCTCCAACTGAACGCCAAGTTGACTCAAATGGATAAAATGGAAGCGTCTGGAGAGTTTGATTTTCAACTGATTGGCGAGCGAAGCTCTTTAGTTAAACAGATGATTGGTTTGGTCATAGTGCTTCTTATCACCCTTACCACAATGTTAACGATGGTTGCCGTTAAAGACATCTTCTGGTTAGAACATAACCCTGGCCGCTTATTGGATGGCTCTGGCAAGATCAGTGTGATCAAAGAATTCATTTATTTGGCGGTGGTACTGGGTGGCTACGCAATCATCATCATGACACTTTGGAGCAAACTGATTAAACGCATTTTGCTTAGCCAAGAGTGTGCATTGAACAAAGTAACCAAAGGCGAGCAAGGTGTTCGTTTACCTATTTTCGGTTACAACGAGCTGGGGTCAATGGCATCAATGACCAACACCATGCTTGATAGCCTTGAAACAGCACAAAACGAAGTTAAGACCACTCGCGACGTCGCGATTGTCAGCCTATCTGCACTTGCTGAATCTCGAGACAATGAAACGGGCGCACATATCCTAAGAACTCAGGAGTACGTTAAGGTTCTCGCGCAAGAGCTCAGCAAATCGGAAGCTCACGCGACCTTATTAACACCCAACTATATCGAACTGCTTTATAAGTCCGCGCCACTGCATGACGTGGGCAAGGTGGGTGTGCCTGACAGTGTGTTATTAAAACCGGGCAAATTGACTAACGAAGAATTTGAAATAATGAAAGGTCACCCTGCTATTGGCGCAGAAGCGTTATCTATTGCAGAGAGACAGTTAGGAAGCAGCTCTTTCTTAAGAGTCGCGAAAGAGATTTCTCTCACTCATCACGAGAAATGGAACGGCAGCGGTTATCCAAATCAGTTGTCTGGTGAAGAGATTCCGTTATCGGGTCGTTTAATGGCATTAGCCGATGTTTATGATGCGCTCATCTCGAAGCGAGTCTACAAGCCAGCCTTTACTCATGAGCAAGCGAAACAAATTATCTTAGAAGGTAATGGGACACATTTTGATCCACAGGTTGTCGACGCCTTTCTAGCGGTTGAACACGCGTTTGTTTCGATTGCTGCAACCTATAAAGATGGCAAAAATATCGCGAGTGAACTCGAACGCGAAAGCCTTATTGCTCAACCCGCTTAA
- a CDS encoding cyclic nucleotide-binding/CBS domain-containing protein encodes MDAELLEIQNFLAQYPPFTELPEEMLAKVTSSVEISYYRQDTPIIHFGDQIHDFYMVRSGEVEVYRRKGELYNRLDEGHLFGQMGLLTNNKVRFPVKATEDTLLYCIPGPIFQELYDNYDSFADFVEVEDNARLRQANLDSNDANDLTTSKVKTLLTSEAPMIEKTRTIQQAATMMAQDNVSSLLIIDPDIVEDDEDDSTPVIGIITDRDLCTRVLAEGLDPSDEVSSVMTAEVISLDHNAYVYEAMMTMLRYNVHHLPVLKDKKPIGIIEATDIVRYESQNSLLLVSSIFQQQSIEDLKVLSEQVKDSFVRLVNEDANAHMVGTAMSVIGRSFKQRIIELGEEKLGKAPIPYCFLALGSMGRDEQLLVTDQDNAIILDDTYDEKKHGKYFEELSTFICDGLDQCGYVYCTGDIMATNPTWRMTRRQWEECFADWIDDPNPKALLNASIFFDLDGVYGRLKWAEQLNSFIIRRARKNNRFLACLARNALNRTPPLGFFKDFVMEKDGRHNNSINLKRRGTAPLADLIRVHSLAVASRSKNSFERLDDIIDAGILPKGRAQDLKDAMEFISLVRIRHQAHDVDNNIEPDNNIEPENLSDFERRNLKDAFQILSNAQNFLKFRYQASNKFK; translated from the coding sequence ATGGATGCTGAGTTATTAGAGATTCAAAACTTTCTGGCACAATACCCCCCTTTCACAGAACTCCCTGAGGAGATGTTGGCGAAAGTGACCAGTAGCGTGGAAATTTCTTATTACCGCCAAGATACCCCTATCATTCACTTTGGTGATCAAATTCATGACTTTTACATGGTTCGAAGTGGCGAAGTAGAAGTCTACCGTCGCAAAGGCGAACTCTATAACCGCCTTGATGAAGGCCACTTATTCGGTCAAATGGGCCTGCTGACCAACAACAAGGTGCGTTTCCCAGTTAAAGCGACTGAAGATACCCTCCTCTACTGTATCCCCGGGCCTATTTTCCAAGAGCTTTATGACAACTATGATTCATTCGCCGACTTTGTCGAAGTAGAAGATAACGCACGACTGCGTCAGGCGAACTTAGACAGCAACGACGCTAATGACCTAACAACATCCAAGGTCAAAACGCTGCTGACCAGCGAAGCGCCGATGATCGAAAAAACGCGCACTATTCAGCAAGCTGCGACCATGATGGCGCAAGATAATGTTTCGTCTTTGCTAATCATCGATCCCGATATCGTTGAAGATGATGAAGATGACTCAACCCCAGTGATCGGCATCATCACTGACCGTGACCTTTGTACTCGTGTACTTGCCGAGGGCCTGGATCCATCGGATGAAGTATCTAGCGTAATGACCGCTGAGGTTATCTCACTCGATCACAATGCTTACGTATATGAAGCCATGATGACCATGCTTCGCTACAACGTGCATCACCTGCCAGTACTAAAAGATAAGAAGCCGATTGGTATTATCGAAGCAACCGATATTGTACGTTACGAATCTCAAAACTCACTGTTGTTGGTAAGTAGTATCTTCCAACAACAAAGTATCGAAGACCTGAAAGTACTTTCCGAACAAGTAAAAGACAGCTTTGTACGCTTGGTTAATGAAGATGCCAACGCCCACATGGTTGGCACCGCGATGTCAGTAATTGGCCGCAGCTTTAAACAACGTATTATCGAGCTGGGTGAAGAAAAACTCGGTAAAGCGCCGATTCCGTATTGTTTCCTTGCGCTTGGCTCTATGGGACGTGATGAGCAACTGCTTGTCACTGATCAAGATAACGCCATCATTCTTGATGACACCTACGACGAAAAAAAACACGGCAAGTACTTTGAAGAGCTATCAACCTTCATCTGCGACGGCTTAGACCAGTGTGGCTATGTATATTGTACAGGTGACATCATGGCGACGAACCCAACTTGGCGCATGACACGCCGACAATGGGAAGAGTGCTTTGCTGATTGGATTGATGATCCAAACCCGAAAGCGCTGCTGAACGCCTCTATCTTCTTTGATTTAGATGGCGTGTATGGTCGTTTGAAATGGGCTGAGCAATTGAATAGCTTCATCATAAGGCGTGCACGTAAGAACAACCGCTTCTTGGCGTGTCTTGCTCGTAACGCGCTCAACCGCACTCCGCCACTGGGCTTCTTCAAAGATTTCGTGATGGAGAAAGATGGTCGCCACAACAACTCGATCAACCTTAAGCGTCGTGGTACGGCACCGCTGGCGGATCTGATTCGTGTACACTCTTTGGCTGTCGCTTCTCGTTCTAAAAACTCATTCGAACGTTTAGATGACATTATTGACGCAGGTATTTTGCCAAAAGGCAGAGCACAAGATTTAAAAGACGCCATGGAGTTCATCTCTCTGGTTCGTATTCGTCACCAAGCACACGATGTCGACAACAATATCGAGCCTGATAACAACATTGAACCAGAGAACCTGTCTGACTTCGAACGACGTAACCTAAAGGATGCATTCCAAATATTAAGTAATGCGCAAAACTTCCTTAAGTTCCGTTATCAAGCCAGCAATAAGTTTAAGTAG
- a CDS encoding aspartate/tyrosine/aromatic aminotransferase, with translation MFEKVLAAPADPILGLTEEFKKDSRAEKINLGVGIYKNEDGQTPVLKTVKKAEAALLENEKTKSYLTIEGTAEYGLAVQKLLFGADAEIVTSQRAKTAQAPGGTGALRVAGEFIKRQLGDVKIWISNPTWANHNGVFAAAGIETAQYSYYNAETKDKDFAGMVADLEKASEGDIVLLHGCCHNPTGIDPTTEEWEVLAKLVAEKKLLPLFDFAYQGFAKGVEEDAAGLRIFAQYNKEILVASSFSKNFGLYNERVGAFTLVAESVDVATTAFSQVKSIIRSIYSNPPAHGSAVVTHILGDADLRAEWEAEVAEMRDRIQEMRELFVTTLKSEGVDADFTFIERQNGMFSFSGLSKEQVTRLKDEFAIYIVGSGRISVAGMTKSNMGPLCKGIAAVL, from the coding sequence ATGTTTGAAAAAGTGTTAGCTGCTCCCGCCGATCCTATCCTCGGCCTTACTGAAGAGTTTAAAAAAGACTCTCGTGCAGAGAAAATCAACCTTGGTGTTGGCATCTACAAAAATGAAGATGGTCAAACACCGGTACTTAAAACAGTAAAGAAAGCAGAAGCTGCACTTCTTGAAAACGAAAAAACCAAATCTTACCTAACGATTGAAGGCACAGCTGAATACGGTCTAGCGGTTCAGAAGCTTCTTTTCGGTGCAGATGCAGAGATCGTAACATCTCAACGCGCTAAAACAGCACAAGCTCCTGGTGGTACAGGTGCACTTCGCGTAGCGGGTGAATTCATCAAGCGCCAACTGGGCGACGTGAAAATCTGGATCAGTAACCCAACTTGGGCTAACCACAACGGCGTTTTCGCTGCTGCAGGTATCGAAACGGCTCAATACAGCTACTACAACGCTGAAACTAAAGACAAAGATTTCGCTGGCATGGTTGCCGACCTAGAGAAAGCTTCTGAAGGCGATATCGTTCTTCTTCACGGCTGCTGTCATAACCCAACAGGTATCGACCCAACAACTGAAGAGTGGGAAGTACTGGCTAAACTAGTAGCAGAGAAGAAACTGCTTCCTCTATTCGATTTTGCTTACCAAGGTTTTGCAAAAGGCGTTGAAGAAGATGCGGCTGGCCTGCGTATTTTTGCTCAGTACAACAAAGAAATTCTTGTTGCTAGCTCGTTCTCTAAGAACTTTGGCTTGTACAACGAACGTGTTGGTGCATTCACATTGGTTGCAGAGTCTGTAGACGTAGCAACAACAGCATTCTCTCAAGTTAAGAGCATCATCCGCTCTATCTACTCTAACCCACCAGCGCACGGCAGCGCTGTAGTAACTCACATCCTTGGTGATGCTGATCTACGTGCTGAATGGGAAGCAGAAGTGGCAGAAATGCGCGACCGTATCCAAGAGATGCGTGAGCTATTCGTAACAACCCTGAAATCAGAAGGTGTTGATGCAGACTTCACATTCATCGAACGTCAAAACGGCATGTTCTCTTTCTCTGGCCTAAGCAAAGAGCAAGTAACTCGCCTAAAAGACGAATTCGCTATCTACATTGTTGGTTCTGGCCGTATCAGTGTTGCTGGTATGACTAAGTCAAACATGGGTCCTCTATGTAAAGGCATCGCTGCGGTTCTTTAA